The DNA sequence CTAAAAGTAGTGATTCAGCAACACATAGAAAACCCAATGATGGGAGATTAGCATCAACTTCGAGTActaaaccagcaccaaaacaacTCAGTGGTGGTAAAACAACTTCTACTGGAAGTATCGAGCCAACACCAGATAAGGATTGTTATCGCGAGAATTTATCAGCTATACCACAAGAGAAGGGTAATGAGACAACCACAGCCCCAGATGAAGGCACTGAACTCACATCAGATGAGACATATAATGATGAGAACCCAACATCAGAAGAGAATAGTGAACCAATTAAGAAACGTAACAATGAGAAGACAACATCTGCTAAAAGTACTGATccaacaacaaaaggaaaacccAATGACGGGAAAGCAAAATTAACCTCAAGTTCCAAACCAGCCCCAAACAAGAGCAACGATGGAAGCTCCACATCAACCAGAAGTGATGAGTTGACACCAAATGAGAAACCTAAAACTGGCAATACAGTGTCTACAAGCAGCAAGGGGTTGACAACTCGTAGGAGACTTAAGGAAGGGAGTGAAACATCAGTTGGAAGTAGTGAATCAACACCAATAAAGAAAAGTAAGGATGAAAATACATCAACCAGAAATACAGAGCAAAAGCAAAGTAAGGAACGTAACAATGAGAGCACAGCGTCAAATCGAAGAACTACAGCACCAGCAAACAAGAACAATGGGGACTCCTCAGGTAGTAGTGGTAACGAGGGTCATGGTGACAACCCTTACAAGTGCGAAAGGTGTGGTAAAGTGATGAGTAATTTCAAAAACTACAAATTTCATATGAAATCCCACACTGTTGAAAAGACTTACAAATGTGACACTTGTGGGAAAATGTTCAGGGAGAGTTGGGATTTGAATAAACATCTGGTGGTTCACTCTGTCGACAAGCCTTTCAAATGCAAGGTCTGTGGAAACGGGTTCAACCGCCGGTATAATCTGGATCTGCATGCAAGGGTTCACACTGGCGAAAAGCCATTCAAATGTGACGTCTGTGATAAAAGCTTCAGCTCATTGGTGAACATGAAGAAGCACACCAGAattcacacaggtgagaagccatACAGCTGCAGCGACTGCGGGAAGGAATTTGCAGATTCTTCGGCTTTCAGAAATCACCAACGAGTTCATTCGGGGGAAAAGCCCTTCAAGTGTTCCTATTGCAAGAGAAAGTTTGCTACCGGTACGACTTTGAAAAGGCACACCAGAACGCACACGGGTGAAAAGCCATATAAGTGCACTGTGTGTGACAAGTCGTTTGGGCATAGAACAGACCTGAAAGGACACATGAGGTTGCATACTGGGGAGAAGCCTTACAAATGCAGCACTTGTGGAGAACAGTTCTCCACCTGgttaaaacacagcaaacacaagagAAAGCACACAAGCGAAGCACAAAACCCCAATACTTCTGATAAAGATGCATGAATTGCATTACAGTAGAATTTCTGCTGGTATTTTGaggttttatttaaaagagTATTCCCCCAATTAAGCATTGCactctcaaaacatttttggacagAAACAGTCTTCCTTATTCAAGTCCTTCTTCCTTGTTGaaatctggtgcctacattacccacaatgctacACAAACACTGACCAGTCAGCAATACAGTTGTGTTCTGCTTATAATGTAGCCTTGGGGCTACAGACATTGGGCAAGGTCACTTCTTTCTAACTCCAAAtctttt is a window from the Acanthopagrus latus isolate v.2019 chromosome 5, fAcaLat1.1, whole genome shotgun sequence genome containing:
- the LOC119018989 gene encoding zinc finger protein 37-like isoform X1; this encodes MALVPSMRQFVCDRLTAAAQEILGVFEKKLENYEAEIARQRRLLDSVFTPEIKLHRTELAQLSVNKEGAALRNRQQTGSSSVPPDPPCIKEEHEEMCVSQEQQQLAQQQDAKASKLTPACEESVHSGQSQNLDKDESNKDPPSTNSNKDILSGSDWESSVVSATDGDSVTDNSQVAESQDQQITCTHGSATPSAHNESTAHKTSDDENTSATSMEHTSDNQSNDMSTTSATGTEPTSNEKCNDKTTASTSDTELPPSESDNDDTPPLEGNSESTPNETGQDDSTTWATSTEQTLNEKCNNDNTASISSTVITPNEITTSITNTEATPQRKPDNQKTSSAKKTTSPTRTESAPKKKGDSTSKGNNERTPNKKQSDEKASTKSSDSATHRKPNDGRLASTSSTKPAPKQLSGGKTTSTGSIEPTPDKDCYRENLSAIPQEKGNETTTAPDEGTELTSDETYNDENPTSEENSEPIKKRNNEKTTSAKSTDPTTKGKPNDGKAKLTSSSKPAPNKSNDGSSTSTRSDELTPNEKPKTGNTVSTSSKGLTTRRRLKEGSETSVGSSESTPIKKSKDENTSTRNTEQKQSKERNNESTASNRRTTAPANKNNGDSSGSSGNEGHGDNPYKCERCGKVMSNFKNYKFHMKSHTVEKTYKCDTCGKMFRESWDLNKHLVVHSVDKPFKCKVCGNGFNRRYNLDLHARVHTGEKPFKCDVCDKSFSSLVNMKKHTRIHTGEKPYSCSDCGKEFADSSAFRNHQRVHSGEKPFKCSYCKRKFATGTTLKRHTRTHTGEKPYKCTVCDKSFGHRTDLKGHMRLHTGEKPYKCSTCGEQFSTWLKHSKHKRKHTSEAQNPNTSDKDA